From a region of the Dunckerocampus dactyliophorus isolate RoL2022-P2 chromosome 20, RoL_Ddac_1.1, whole genome shotgun sequence genome:
- the mfsd2ab gene encoding sodium-dependent lysophosphatidylcholine symporter 1-B, whose amino-acid sequence MAKGEGGEQYSNASLLNKPVDSDSIKLSRKHEQRNRLSVCNKICYAIGGAPYQITGCALGFFLQLYLLDVAQLDPFYASIILFVGRAWDAITDPTVGFLVSRSPWTRVGRMLPWILLSTPLAVLSYFLIWYVPPFEDHKVIWYLFFYCLFQTLQTCFHVPYSALTMFISSEQKERDSATAYRMTVEVLGTVLGTAIQGQIVGMVNPRCVPGPKDILADVSNSSASASLNDTEHAISLEHTRTAYMIASGVICLIYVLCAIILFCGVREQKESSRPKSEPLSFFQGIKLVMGHGPYAKLVMVFLFTSLAFMLLEGNFALFCSYTLGFRNDFQNILLIIMLSATLTIPFWQWFLTKFGKKTAVYVGTLAVVPFMILVVCIKSNLIVTYIVSFAAGVGVAAAFLLPWSMLPDVVDDFQVHNPQATGHEALFYSFYVFFTKFASGVSLGISTLSLDFAGYISRGCSQPAEVDITLKVLVSAAPIFLIMIGLTILYTYPIDEERRQGNRKLLQEQRDEADSETESTELSNII is encoded by the exons ATGGCCAAAGGAGAAGGAGGCGAACAATACTCCAACGCCAGTTTGTTGAATAAACCGGTGGACTCTGATAGCATCAAGCTCTCAAGGAAG CACGAACAAAGGAACAGATTGTCGGTCTGCAACAAGATCTGCTACGCCATTGGTGGAGCACCCTACCAGATCACAGGATGTGCCTTGGGCTTCTTTCTGCAGCTCTATCTGCTGGATGTTGCACAG CTGGATCCTTTTTACGCCTCAATCATCTTGTTTGTGGGCCGGGCCTGGGACGCTATAACCGACCCCACAGTGGGTTTCCTGGTCTCCCGGAGTCCGTGGACACGTGTTGGACGCATGCTACCCTG GATCCTGCTGTCAACCCCTCTGGCAGTGCTCTCCTACTTCCTAATTTGGTACGTCCCCCCCTTTGAGGACCACAAAGTCATCTGGTACCTTTTCTTCTACTGTCTCTTCCAGACGCTTCAAACT TGCTTCCATGTGCCGTATTCCGCCCTCACCATGTTCATCAGCTCAGAGCAGAAAGAGAGGGACTCTGCGACTGCTTATA GGATGACTGTGGAGGTCCTAGGCACTGTGCTTGGTACCGCCATCCAGGGCCAGATTGTGGGCATGGTCAACCCGCGCTGCGTTCCAGGACCGAAGGATATTTTAGCAGATGTGAGCAACTCCTCCGCGTCCGCCAGCCTCAACGACACGGAGCACGCCATCTCTCTGGAGCACACG AGGACGGCCTACATGATCGCCTCTGGTGTCATCTGCTTGATCTACGTCCTCTGCGCTATTATTCTCTTCTGTGGTGTTAGGGAGCAAAAAG AGTCCAGTCGTCCCAAGTCGGAGCCCTTATCGTTCTTCCAAGGCATCAAGCTGGTGATGGGACACGGGCCCTACGCCAAACTGGTCATGGTCTTCCTCTTCACCTCATTAGCGTTCATG CTTCTCGAGGGAAACTTCGCTCTGTTCTGCAGCTACACACTTGGCTTCAGAAACGACTTCCAGAACATCCTACTGATCATCATG CTTTCTGCCACTCTGACCATCCCCTTCTGGCAGTGGTTCCTCACCAAATTTGGAAAGAAGACAGCAGTTTATGTTGGCACATTG GCTGTAGTTCCCTTCATGATCCTGGTAGTGTGTATAAAGAGCAACCTCATCGTCACCTACATAGTCTCCTTCGCCGCCGGCGTCGGCGTGGCCGCCGCTTTCCTTCTGCCATG GTCCATGCTGCCGGACGTCGTCGATGACTTCCAAGTACACAACCCGCAAGCCACCGGCCACGAGGCCCTCTTCTATTCTTTCTACGTCTTCTTCACCAAATTTGCTTCCGGAGTCTCCCTGGGCATCTCCACGCTCAGTTTAGA TTTTGCTGGCTACATCTCTCGAGGTTGCTCCCAACCAGCAGAAGTGGACATCACTTTGAAAGTGCTGGTCTCCGCCGCCCCCATATTCCTCATCATGATCGGCCTGACTATCTTGTACACGTATCCCATCGATGAGGAGAGGAGGCAAGGCAACCGAAAATTGCTACAAGAGCAAAG GGACGAGGCAGATTCTGAAACGGAATCAACAGAACTTTCCAACATCATCTAG
- the inip gene encoding SOSS complex subunit C: MAAANPPGQQGFPTKTRVAILAELDKEKRRLLQTQSMSDPGANTPLSSGRSNAKETRDSAEQQHIAAQQKAALQHAHGHSSGFFITQDSSFGNLILPVLPRLEPDF, encoded by the coding sequence ATGGCTGCCGCCAACCCTCCTGGGCAGCAAGGCTTTCCGACCAAGACTCGAGTAGCTATCCTGGCGGAGCTGGATAAGGAGAAGCGGCGGCTGTTGCAGACGCAGTCCATGAGCGATCCCGGAGCCAACACTCCTCTGTCCTCCGGCAGAAGCAACGCCAAGGAGACGAGGGACAGCGCGGAGCAGCAGCACATCGCCGCCCAGCAGAAGGCCGCACTGCAGCACGCACACGGCCACTCGTCAGGCTTCTTCATCACGCAGGACTCATCGTTTGGGAACCTCATCCTACCGGTGCTTCCCCGCCTGGAGCCTGACTTTTAA
- the yars1 gene encoding tyrosine--tRNA ligase, cytoplasmic: MTDQLSPDEKLHLITRNLQEVLGEEKLKQILQERELKIYWGTATTGKPHVAYFVPMSKIADFLKAGCEVTILFADLHAFLDNMKAPWDLLELRVKYYEEVIKAMLESIGVPLEKLKFVKGTDYQLSREYTLDVYRLSSMVTEHDAKKAGAEVVKQVEHPLLSGLLYPGLQALDEEYLKVDAQFGGVDQRKIFTLAEKYLPSLGYAKRSHLMNPMVPGLTGAKMSSSEEESKIDLLDSKEDLKKKLKKAFCEPGNIQNNGVLSFVRFVLFPLRGDFSIKRDAKWGGDKVYTAFEEVEKDFAEERIHPGDLKASVEAALNGLLEPIRKKFESAELRKLTNTAYPDTLKTKGSGKGAKVGGGGAGDEEELVPSKLDIRVGKIVSVEKHPDADSLFLEKIDVGEAQPRTVVSGLVAYVSQEDLQDRSVLVLCNLKPQKMRGIESQAMLLCASIEGEPRRVEPLDPPEGSSPGERVFVEGYEAGKPEDRLNPKKKVWEKLQVDLKISDEHAAQWKDKPLMTKLGQITCKTLKGGNIS, encoded by the exons ATGACAGATCAGCTAAGCCCTGATGAGAAGCTGCACCTCATCACCAGGAACCTGCAG GAGGTCCTTGGAGAAGAGAAGCTGAAGCAGATTCTTCAGGAGAGGGAGCTGAAGATCTACTGGGGAACGGCGACCACTGGCAAACCGCACGTGGCTTACTTTGTTCCCATGTCTAAAATAGCTGACTTCCTGAAAGCTGGATGTGAG GTCACCATTCTGTTTGCAGACTTGCACGCCTTCCTGGACAACATGAAGGCACCCTGGGACCTGCTGGAGCTTCGTGTGAAGTACTACGAAGAGGTTATTAAGGCCATGTTGGAGAGCATTGGCGTACCCTTGGAGAAACTCAAATTTGTTAAAGGAACCGACTACCAGCTCAGCAG AGAATACACTCTGGATGTCTACCGCCTGTCCTCCATGGTGACGGAGCATGATGCCAAGAAAGCTGGAGCTGAGGTGGTCAAACAGGTGGAACATCCTCTGCTGAGTGGTCTGCTGTATCCAGGACTACAG GCTCTGGATGAGGAGTACCTGAAGGTGGATGCTCAGTTTGGAGGAGTGGACCAGAGGAAGATCTTCACTCTTGCGGAGAAG TACCTTCCCTCTCTGGGTTATGCCAAGCGCTCTCACCTGATGAACCCCATGGTTCCAGGACTGACAGGTGCCAAGATGAGCTCCTCAGAAGAA GAGTCAAAGATCGACCTACTGGACTCCAAGGAAGACTtgaagaagaagctgaaaaAGGCTTTCTGTGAGCCGGGAAACATCCAGAACAACGGCGTTCTCTCCTTTGTTAGATTCGTGCTCTTCCCTCTTCGTGGAG ATTTCTCCATCAAAAGAGACGCCAAGTGGGGTGGAGACAAAGTCTACACTGCTTTTGAAGAGGTGGAGAAGGACTTTGCTGAGGAG CGGATTCACCCTGGAGACCTGAAGGCCTCTGTGGAGGCGGCCCTCAACGGGCTGCTGGAGCCAATCAGGAAGAAGTTTGAGTCTGCCGAACTCCGCAAACTTACCAACACCGCCTACCCCGACACTTTGAAGACGA AAGGATCAGGAAAGGGGGCCAAGGTAGGAGGAGGTGGCGCAGGAGATGAAGAGGAGCTGGTGCCGTCCAAACTGGATATCCGGGTGGGGAAGATTGTCAGTGTGGAGAAG CATCCAGATGCTGACtcgcttttcctggagaagatcGACGTCGGAGAGGCGCAGCCCAGGACGGTCGTCAGCGGGCTGGTGGCCTACGTCTCCCAGGAGGACCTGCAGGACAGATCGGTGCTGGTGCTGTGTAACCTTAAACCCCAGAAGATGCGCGGGATCGAGTCTCAAGCCATGCTGCTTTGTGCCTCCAT TGAAGGAGAGCCCAGGAGAGTGGAACCACTTGACCCTCCTGAGGGTTCATCACCAGGGGAGCGGGTCTTTGTGGAAGGATACGAGGCGGGCAAACCAGAGGACAGACTCAACCCAAAGAAGAAAGTGTGGGAGAAACTACAA GTGGACCTGAAGATCTCAGACGAGCATGCAGCTCAGTGGAAAGACAAACCACTGATGACCAAACTCGGACAGATCACTTGTAAGACTCTGAAAGGAGGCAACATCAGTTAG